In the genome of Hemitrygon akajei unplaced genomic scaffold, sHemAka1.3 Scf000126, whole genome shotgun sequence, one region contains:
- the LOC140723689 gene encoding zinc-binding protein A33-like, which yields MAEFTESLLSDQVKSSLDSLTKKKSDFQEKEQQQKEKISGVQEQSHSVQTHITSQFAELRQIITEKEQSLLWDLREEEKRILKPMEKNLLKIQENIRIIQEEITKLKEQMNQKDGVIFLKEEAHRNRRISDDVQELSVTDEALPVEKFDHIYLLNTVLRETLDAINRVSVTLDVETANPCLEVSEDRKSVRWTPTRRNLPDTGKRFTHWACVLGSEGFTSGRHYWEVEVTGNRVWCLGVAAESVERKRRFSLSPETGFWVIGRVGDVLHRDYDLSGLPSPESRLAAGPVPGRVGVYLSYEPGTVSFYNAETKSHLHTFTGNKFTGKLYPLFATGGENQWLRICSGSAPGL from the exons GATCAggtaaaatcttccttagactctctcacaaaaaagaaatcagacttccaggaaaaggagcagcaacagaaagagaagatttccggagttcag gaacagtcacacagcgttcagactcacatcacatcccagtttgctgaactgcgccagattatcactgagaaagagcagagcttactctgggatctcagggaagaagagaagaggattctcaaaccaatggagaaaaatcttcttaaaattcaagagaatataaggattattcaggaggaaatcactaagttaaaggaacagatgaatcaaaaagacggtgtgatatttctcaag gaggaagctcatcgaaacaggag aatcagtgacgatgtccaggaattatcagtgacagatgaggccctaccagttgaaaaatttgatcacatctatttgttgaacacagtgctgagagaaacacttgatgctattaaccgag tctctgtcaccctggatgtggaaacggcaaatccgtgtctcgaggtgtctgaggatcggaagagtgtgagatggaccccgacccggaggaatctccctgacaccgggaagagattcacacactgggcttgtgtgctgggatcggagggattcacatcggggagacattactgggaggtggaggtgacggggaatcgggtctggtgtctgggagtcgccgcagagtctgtggagaggaagagacggttcagtctgagtccggagaccggattctgggtcatcgggcgggttggtgacgtgttacatcgggattatgactTGTCTGGTCTCCCCTCCCCTGAGTcgcgtctcgctgccggtcccgtccccgggagggtgggagtttatctcagttacgagcccgggacagtttcattttacaacgcggagaccaagtcccatctccacaccttcactgggaataaattcacgggtaAACTTTATCCTCTCTTTGCGACCGGGGGTGAAAACcaatggctgagaatctgctccggttccgctccgggtctgtaa